The following nucleotide sequence is from Gymnodinialimonas sp. 202GB13-11.
ACGGCAGAGGGTGTGGGCACGTCGGCCTCGGCGGCGGAAGCGGCATCGGGCGCAGATGTGGTCATCACGATGCTGCCCAATGGCGCGATCCTGCGGGCGGTGGCTTCTGAGGTGATCCCGGCGATGCGTCCGGGCGCAGTTTTTGTGGATTGCTCGACGGTTGAGGTCGATGCGGCGCGTGAGGTTGCTGCGCAGGCGGACGCGGCGGGGCTGGGATGGCTGGATGCGCCTGTCTCGGGCGGTGTTGGCGGCGCGGCTGCAGGGACTTTGACGTTCATGGTGGGCGGTGGTGAAGCGGCGTTTGAGACCGTGACGCCCTTGTTCGACATCATGGGGCAGAAGGCCGTTCTGTGCGGGCCTGCGGGCAATGGACAGGCGGCGAAGATCTGCAACAACATGATCCTGGGCGTTACGATGATTGCAACGTGTGAGGCCTTTGCGATGGCCGACAAGTTGGGATTGTCGCGGCAGAGCATGTTCGATGTCGTCTCCACATCGAGCGGATATTCATGGACGATGAATGCCTATTGCCCGGCGCCGGGGGTTGGCCCGGTCAGCCCAGCCGACAACGACTATCAACCGGGCTTTGCGGCGGAACTGATGCTGAAAGATCTGGACCTCAGCCAAGCCGCGGCGGCAGCTGCGGATGCGGATACACCGATGGGTCAGGCGGCGCTGAAGCTCTACCGGCAGTTCGTGGAGGACGAAGACGGGATGGGGCGGGATTTCTCGGCCATGTTGCCCCGGTTCGAGAGGCGCCAGCGAGAATGATTGGGGTTTTGTGCAAGCTTGCACAACATACCTATCAATCTGAAACCAAAGAAGAAACCGACCTCTGTTAACTTTTGATTAACCACGATCATCCGTGCAAGGTGCGGCTATCCTCCGGAGCTTCATCGCGGTCGAACATCCCATAATCGCGGATCACGCCCGCGATCCGAAGGCGGTAATCATCGAAGATTCCACGCCTGCCCTTCGCCTGAGCGCCGCGATGGGCCGCGAGCGTGCGCCAGCGGGCGACGGCCTCTTCATCCTCGAAAAATGAAAGCGATAGGATTTTGGTCGGGTCCATCAGGCTTTGGAACCGCTCGACGGAGATGAAGCCTTCGACCTCATCAACCATCGGGCGCATCTCGGACGCCAGGTCAAAATACTCGGCCTTACGTTCTTCCTTGGGATGAAATTCGAAGATGACGGCGATCATGAGGGCGCTCCGTGGGGGTCTGATACACGCTTTAACCACGTTCTGTCCTCACGCAGAAGAAAGCGTTCGGCTTGCGCAAACTCATAGTTCTCACGCCCCAATGGGTCCGCCGCCAGCCGTTCGCGGTAGGCTTCGTAGGCTGCGAGGTTTTCAATGTTGTAAATGCCGTAGGCCAAGGTGGAGGAACCTTCGTGGGGCGCGTAGTAGCCCACGAGATCAGCGCCACAGCGCGGGATCGCCTGCCCCCAGTTTTGCGCATATCGGGCGAACGCAGCCTTTTTCGTCGGGTCGATCTGGTAGCGGATGATGCATGTCAGCATGGTGTCTCCTGTCTTTTGCTGCCCCTTGCTACCCGATGGACGCACGCCGATGCTTCGATTACGGTCGAACTATGAAAGATGGACCAGACATTGCCCGCATCGCCGCGCTGATCGGAGACCCTGCCCGCGCCAACATGCTGACCGCGTTGATGAGTGGCAAAGCCCTGACCGCGACAGAGCTGGCACGTGAGGCCGGTGTGACGGCGCAGACGGCCTCAAGCCATTTGGGCAAATTGCACGGCGGTGGGCTGATCGAGGAACGGCGACAGGGGCGGCACAAATACGTGTCGCTGGCCAATGACGATGTGGGCCGGGTGTTGGAAGCGTTGATGGGCGTGGCCGCAGGTGCGGGACATCTGCGCAGCCGAACGGGGCCGCGCGATGATGCGCTGCGGCAGGCGCGGGTTTGCTACAACCATTTGGCAGGCCATCGCGGCACGCAGATGTATGATGGATTGATCGCCGGCGGACATCTGGTGAATGGGGTGCTGACGGACAAGGGCGCGGCATTGGTCACTGGTCTTGGGGTCGATCTGGAGGCCCTTAGCGCACAGCGCGCACCGCTGTGTCGGGACTGCCTCGATTGGAGTGAGCGGCGCGCCCATCTTGCGGGATCGCTTGGACGGGCATTGTTGGCGCGTTTCATTGAAATGGATTGGGCGCGCCGCAACGCACACAGCCGCGCCGTTCACTTCACACCGAAGGGTGTGGCGGGGTTTGAGGCCGCGTTCTGCGGCTGATTCCCAGCCCGTAATGTGGTCGCGCAAGAAAATTATAGCATGGGGTGCTGAATTGTGGCATATATGTCCACGACACTCCAAGATATGTCCGCGTTTCCGGTTCCGGACCCAGCATATTGAAGGTGCACCTCGTACATGCTGCCGGAGCCTTCGGGCACCCCGTGTCAGAGACCGCCCTGTGGCTCGCGCAGGGCGGTTTTCTGTGAGGGGCTGAGTATCGAGGCGGCGCAGTTATTCCGCAGCGGTGGATTGCCTGAGCATGGCCAGGAATTGATCCAACCTGCTGTATGACGCCTCCATGCCAGAGGGCATATCCTGCATCAGCACAAGTTCACGCGTCGCGGCATCTGGGTAGACGATGCGGGTCGTGACCCGTGTGCCGCCATCCAGCACGTCTTCGAATTTGACGGCGTTTCGGGTCTGATCGCCCATCTCCCCCCCGCCATCGCCGAGGTGGAAACTTTGCGTGTCGACCATAACGCGCAGCGGCTTTACCTGTTGATAGACGCCTTTAATCCCCAGCACATCGCCGGTTTCGGGGTTGCGCCAGGACCATTCATAAGACCCGCCCCGCCGTGCATCGACATGACAATGCCGCATCTGCCAGCCATTCGGGCCAAGCAACCAGTGTTTGAGATGAGTCGCATCGGTGAAGGCCTGCCACACATGCACACGCGGTGCTGCGAAATCCCGGGTCACGATGAGCGTGTCCACCCCTTCGCGTTTCACATTCAATGGCTTTTGCACATTATACCTCATCGACCAATGCAGGTGGGCGTTTCTGCCCTATCGCGCGACTTTAGACCTCGCATCGCTAGCATTTGGTTAATGGCTCGACAGGTGGAAAATCAGCGAAATGTAAAAAAGATTTACTTTACCTCTTGCCAGCGCGATGCGGCCTCCCATATGAGTTAATGTGATTAACATTTACATTCACGGCAACACAAAACCCAAGGAGACAGAGCATGACCACGACAACCGCCCCCGCCCTTCCCGCCGAGGCCCAGGGCTGGTTCCGCAAGGCGGAAAATTGGCTTGATGACCGCGGCAAAGGCGCATGGATCGCCGCCATGGTCTTGGGCTTCATCTTTTTCTGGCCGATCGGTCTTGCCCTTCTGGCCTACATGATCTGGAGCAAACGCATGTTCAACGGAAGCTGTTCGTCCCGCCGGTCCCAAGGGGGCCACAAGTTCCGCACCTCTGGCAACAGCGCCTTTGACGCTTACAAGGCCGACACGTTGCGCCGCCTGGAAGATGAGCAGGAGGCATTCGAGAGCTTCCTGAACCGTCTGCGCGAGGCCAAGGACAAGCAGGAATTCGACCAGTTCATGGAAGACCGCAAGAAAAATGCGGACGGTGAAGACGCCGCTGCATGATAGACTGGCTGGGCCTGCACGCGATGTGGGCCCGGCCTTTTCGCAACCCCAAGCGCCCCTGCCGCGCGACCAAGGACAGTTGATATGACACAAGGAAGCTCGCCCAACCACGCCCGCATCCCGACCTCGGTTCAGGTCTTTTCGATCATCCTGTATGCGGGTTTCGCGATTTCCGTGTCGATCACGGCCATGGCAATGTTTGGCCTTGTGGGCCTGGCGCTGGCTGCCCTCTTCGCCTGGCAATGGGGCCGCATCCCGGCGGTGAGCGGACGCTTCGCGTTGGAAACCGGCGTGGCCGCCCTGCGCCCCGATGTGCCGTCTGAGGCGCCGTCTTCGGGCAATAGCAGTTTTGACGCCTACCGCGCGACGCTTTTGGACCGGCTGGAGAAGGAGCAATCCCAGTTCGATGGCTTCCTCGACCGTCTGCGCGACGCCAAGGACAAGCACGAGTTTGACCAATTCATGGATGACCGCGCCCGCGACCAGCGCCGCACAATCACCACCGCTGAGGCCTGAAGCCCCCCGCAGGCCCCAGCCCCTTCCCCCGTGCCTGTCCATCCCTTCGGGCACGGGGCCCTCTTTTCAATTGCTTCGAAAGCCCCCATGTCCACGACCATGACTAATCTGCCCGATCCCTCGTACGATGCCGCCTACTACGATGGCGTTCTGCCCAAGCGTTTCTTTGCATGGGTCATCGACGCAGCCCTGATTTTCGCCGCGATGATCCTGCTGAGCATTTTCACCGCCGGGATCGCGTTCGTGCTGTGGATCCCCGTTCATGCGGTGCTGTCGTTCTTCTATCGCTGGACCACGATCAAGAACCGCTCGGCCACCTTCGGGATGCGCGTGATGAACATCGAGCTGCGCAATCGCGACGGCCAGCAGCTAAGCGATAAGGAGGCCGCGCTGCACACTTTGGTCTTCCTCGCCGGGGCCATGATCCTGATCGTGCAACTCATCTCCATCGCCATGATGATCGGGCGACCTTTGAACCGTGGACTGGCCGATGAGATCACCGGCGCAGTGATGCTGAACCGCCCGGCCTGAGCGCCCCCTGCGGTAACGACGTTTGAGAATTCAGTTGCGGGCAAGGGGCTTATCCGGCACCCTGCCCGCAAAACCTTGGATGCTTATCCATGCGCCACACGCTGCCCATTGCGCCGCAATTCTATGTGACGGCCCCACAAGCCTGCCCCTATCTCGACGGACGGCGGGAGCGGAAGCTGTTTACCGCGCTGCAGGGGGATCAGGCCGAGAAGCTCAATAACTCCCTATCAAAGCAAGGCTTTCGCCGCTCTCAGAACGTCCTCTACCGTCCGTCCTGCACCGATTGTGCGGCCTGCCTGTCGGCGCGTATCCGCGTGGCCGACTTCGCGCCCAAACGCGGCCATAAACGCATCGCTAAACGCAATGCCCATCTGCAGCGCAACCCGCGTTCGGCCTGGGCCACGGAAGAGCAATATGCCCTCTTCCGCTCCTACCTTGATGCGCGCCACGCTGATGGCGGCATGGCGGATATGGACGTCTTCGAATTCGCCGCGATGATCGAGGAAACGCCGGTGAAGACCCGCGTGATCGAATACCGCGATCCCAATGCGGAAGAGGATCTTGCCGCCGTCTGCCTTACCGACATCCTCGATGATGGGCTCAGCCTGGTCTATTCCTTCTTCGCGCCAGAGCTGCACAAGAACTCGCTCGGCACTTACATAATCCTCGATCACATCGACCTCGCGCGTGAGGCTGGCCTCCCCTATGTCTACCTCGGCTATTGGGTGCCTGGCAGCGACAAGATGGGTTACAAGGCCAGCTTCCCGGCGCTTGAGGTCTATGTGGGCGGCCAATGGAAAGCCATCGGCAAGCCGGAAGACTACTCGACGCAGACCCATCCCCTTTCGACCGACCCGATTGCGCAACAAGTGGCACAGATCACGCTGCCGGACCTGCGCGGCGACGACTAGATGCACCTGTCCCTGGTGACGCTTATTGTGCCGTCCTACGACGAGGGCATTCGCTTTTTCGTGGATGGCCTCGGTTGGACGCTGACCGCCGACGAAGATCAGGGTCGCAAACGCTGGGTAACGGTCGCACCCGGCGCCCCCTCCTCGGATCTGGGCCTGTCACAGACGCAGATCCTGCTCGCAGTCGCCACATCCCCAACACAGGAAAGCGCTCTTGGACGCCAAACCGGCGACCGCGTGGGGTTCTTCCTTCAAACGGATTGTTTCGACCGCGATGCGGACCGGATCACCACGGCGGGCGGAACCTTCATCGAAACGCCGCGCCATGAACCCTACGGCAAGGTCGCCCAATGGCGCGATCCGTGGGGCAATCTGTGGGACTTGATCGAACCGGCTCGCGCCTGATCCGAGTTTCCTTGTTTCAAAATACCTCGGGGGCCAGCGTCTTTCCCAGTCCTAAAGGCACGCAAGAGGACAGCGCCCCCTCTTGGCCCATGGCGTGCGCAGCACGCAATGAGCCAACGCCGCCGACAAGGGCGGGCATCGCCCGCGCGCGGAGGCGGCCCCCACCGGCGCATGAAAAAAGGGGCCGTAAGGCCCCTTTTTGAGATGCGCAATACCGGTTCAGATCAGTTCGGAAGCAGGTCCGGCACGATCGTCACGATCCCAGGGAACAGCCACAGCAAGGCCAATCCAAGAACTTGGATGCCGACAAACGGCAGCACCCCGCGGTAGATATGGCCCGTCGTCACGGATTTCGGAGCCACGCCGCGCAAGTAGAACAACGCGAAGCCAAATGGCGGGGTCAGGAACGACGTCTGCAAATTCACCGCGATCATGATCGTCACCCATTTCGGATCGAGCGTGCCGCCATAGATCACAGGCCCCACAATAGGGATCACGATGTAGATGATCTCAAGGAAATCCAGCACGAAGCCGAGGATGAACAGGATCAGCATCACCAGCAGGAAGACGACCATCTCATTGTCGAAAGCGCGCAGGAATTGCTGGATGTAGTGCTCGCCCCCGAAAGAGATCAGCACCAGGTTCAGCAGCTGCGAACCGATCAAGATGGTGAAGACCATGCTTGTGACCTTCGCCGTCTCGCGCACCACCGGTGACAGGACGGACGTCCTGAGCAGCACGTAACAGCCATAAAGCAGGCCGAAGAACGCGAAGTGATAGGCGATCTGCGCCACGATATAGGCGACCCAATCCTGGAATGGCACATCGGCGCGCGTGATCCGCAGGTCGAAGTTCACGCCCGCGAGGATCATGATCACGACGGCAAAGCTGGCCCAGATGATGATCTTCGACAAACCATCTTCTTCCTTCAGCTTGCGGTAGGCCGCCAACATGATGGCCCCTGCAGCACCAAGGGCGGCCGCAGGCGTTGGGTTGGTGATACCGCCGAGGATCGAGCCCAGAACCGCCACGATCAGAACCAGCGGCGGGAAGACCACGCGCAAAAGCTCGTTCTGCGACAGCCGTCCCATCGCCGCCCGGCACCCATAGAGTGCCGCCGCAATCGGGATCGCCAGAAGCAGCATCGTGTTGCCTGACGACGTGGTGGGCGCGATGAAGAGCACATCGACCAGCAAAGCTGCCACCAGACCCAGACCGCCAATGATGAGCGGCGTCGGGCTTGACGAGGGTGAGATGCCACGAGCCACGATCAGGATCAGACCAAGCAGGGTCACAACCACAGCCACACCTGTCCCAATGGGCGCGATGTTGGCCGCGGCAGCGGCACGGGCCTCGACCAATTGCTCTTCGGTCAGCTCAACAGCACCGCCATCATCGCCGGCTTCTGCTTGAGCCGCGGTTTGGGCCACAGCCTCGTCCCAAGTCGATTGGCCGTGCAGGTCAATCATGGCAGCCGCGCATTGATCGGACACGTTGGTCCGCAGGCTTGGGCCAGCCTCCCGTTCCGCATAGTCGGACACGGTGAAGGTCTGATTGCCTACGACCCCGCCCATGCCGCCCACGACCATGGCGAGGATCAGCGCAACCGGTGCGAACAGGTACCAAAGCAGGGCTTC
It contains:
- the mmsB gene encoding 3-hydroxyisobutyrate dehydrogenase, whose translation is MKIGFIGLGNMGAPMAANLAEAGHEVVGFDTAEGVGTSASAAEAASGADVVITMLPNGAILRAVASEVIPAMRPGAVFVDCSTVEVDAAREVAAQADAAGLGWLDAPVSGGVGGAAAGTLTFMVGGGEAAFETVTPLFDIMGQKAVLCGPAGNGQAAKICNNMILGVTMIATCEAFAMADKLGLSRQSMFDVVSTSSGYSWTMNAYCPAPGVGPVSPADNDYQPGFAAELMLKDLDLSQAAAAAADADTPMGQAALKLYRQFVEDEDGMGRDFSAMLPRFERRQRE
- a CDS encoding antibiotic biosynthesis monooxygenase yields the protein MIAVIFEFHPKEERKAEYFDLASEMRPMVDEVEGFISVERFQSLMDPTKILSLSFFEDEEAVARWRTLAAHRGAQAKGRRGIFDDYRLRIAGVIRDYGMFDRDEAPEDSRTLHG
- a CDS encoding NIPSNAP family protein, yielding MLTCIIRYQIDPTKKAAFARYAQNWGQAIPRCGADLVGYYAPHEGSSTLAYGIYNIENLAAYEAYRERLAADPLGRENYEFAQAERFLLREDRTWLKRVSDPHGAPS
- a CDS encoding ArsR/SmtB family transcription factor; amino-acid sequence: MKDGPDIARIAALIGDPARANMLTALMSGKALTATELAREAGVTAQTASSHLGKLHGGGLIEERRQGRHKYVSLANDDVGRVLEALMGVAAGAGHLRSRTGPRDDALRQARVCYNHLAGHRGTQMYDGLIAGGHLVNGVLTDKGAALVTGLGVDLEALSAQRAPLCRDCLDWSERRAHLAGSLGRALLARFIEMDWARRNAHSRAVHFTPKGVAGFEAAFCG
- a CDS encoding SRPBCC domain-containing protein, which codes for MQKPLNVKREGVDTLIVTRDFAAPRVHVWQAFTDATHLKHWLLGPNGWQMRHCHVDARRGGSYEWSWRNPETGDVLGIKGVYQQVKPLRVMVDTQSFHLGDGGGEMGDQTRNAVKFEDVLDGGTRVTTRIVYPDAATRELVLMQDMPSGMEASYSRLDQFLAMLRQSTAAE
- a CDS encoding DUF2852 domain-containing protein; its protein translation is MTTTTAPALPAEAQGWFRKAENWLDDRGKGAWIAAMVLGFIFFWPIGLALLAYMIWSKRMFNGSCSSRRSQGGHKFRTSGNSAFDAYKADTLRRLEDEQEAFESFLNRLREAKDKQEFDQFMEDRKKNADGEDAAA
- a CDS encoding DUF2852 domain-containing protein; protein product: MTQGSSPNHARIPTSVQVFSIILYAGFAISVSITAMAMFGLVGLALAALFAWQWGRIPAVSGRFALETGVAALRPDVPSEAPSSGNSSFDAYRATLLDRLEKEQSQFDGFLDRLRDAKDKHEFDQFMDDRARDQRRTITTAEA
- a CDS encoding RDD family protein, with product MTNLPDPSYDAAYYDGVLPKRFFAWVIDAALIFAAMILLSIFTAGIAFVLWIPVHAVLSFFYRWTTIKNRSATFGMRVMNIELRNRDGQQLSDKEAALHTLVFLAGAMILIVQLISIAMMIGRPLNRGLADEITGAVMLNRPA
- a CDS encoding arginyltransferase, with protein sequence MRHTLPIAPQFYVTAPQACPYLDGRRERKLFTALQGDQAEKLNNSLSKQGFRRSQNVLYRPSCTDCAACLSARIRVADFAPKRGHKRIAKRNAHLQRNPRSAWATEEQYALFRSYLDARHADGGMADMDVFEFAAMIEETPVKTRVIEYRDPNAEEDLAAVCLTDILDDGLSLVYSFFAPELHKNSLGTYIILDHIDLAREAGLPYVYLGYWVPGSDKMGYKASFPALEVYVGGQWKAIGKPEDYSTQTHPLSTDPIAQQVAQITLPDLRGDD
- a CDS encoding VOC family protein, with the protein product MHLSLVTLIVPSYDEGIRFFVDGLGWTLTADEDQGRKRWVTVAPGAPSSDLGLSQTQILLAVATSPTQESALGRQTGDRVGFFLQTDCFDRDADRITTAGGTFIETPRHEPYGKVAQWRDPWGNLWDLIEPARA
- a CDS encoding TRAP transporter large permease subunit, translated to MLFGLDGVEIGLIIVFLTLFAGIMTGFPVAFSIGGAGIISFAIIAALDSAGLLIHQAIDTSSAEYSALVAEGVARDAISVFRYPELPRIEEHLFPGGWEQAMDRNLSFIVNRMNERVIAGQSIETLLAVAMFVMMGITLERSRIAEDLLTTMARVFGPLPGGLAVSIVIVGAFLAASTGIVGATVVTMGLLALPTMLRNNYSPELATGVIAASGTLGQIIPPSIVIVLLGTLVGDLYATGQETRAQLVGCSDALTFLGEPAVLSVGTLFQAALLPGLFLAFLYGAYAFGFALVRPASAPPVQMGEMSGGEVVTRNEALLWYLFAPVALILAMVVGGMGGVVGNQTFTVSDYAEREAGPSLRTNVSDQCAAAMIDLHGQSTWDEAVAQTAAQAEAGDDGGAVELTEEQLVEARAAAAANIAPIGTGVAVVVTLLGLILIVARGISPSSSPTPLIIGGLGLVAALLVDVLFIAPTTSSGNTMLLLAIPIAAALYGCRAAMGRLSQNELLRVVFPPLVLIVAVLGSILGGITNPTPAAALGAAGAIMLAAYRKLKEEDGLSKIIIWASFAVVIMILAGVNFDLRITRADVPFQDWVAYIVAQIAYHFAFFGLLYGCYVLLRTSVLSPVVRETAKVTSMVFTILIGSQLLNLVLISFGGEHYIQQFLRAFDNEMVVFLLVMLILFILGFVLDFLEIIYIVIPIVGPVIYGGTLDPKWVTIMIAVNLQTSFLTPPFGFALFYLRGVAPKSVTTGHIYRGVLPFVGIQVLGLALLWLFPGIVTIVPDLLPN